The proteins below come from a single Nocardiopsis gilva YIM 90087 genomic window:
- a CDS encoding Gfo/Idh/MocA family protein has protein sequence MTRFAADSTTLRWGVLGATSYISTHVMPGIARTPGCELSAVASRPERAAAAAEVGRSFGATVHPDYGTLLADDALDAVYIPLPNSDHVDWTLRALAAGKHVLVEKPMAMTENDCVRIEKAAEAASRTVMEAFMYRFHPQQRRTAELLASGEIGELRVVRASFAFGIESGSGNIRLEPSLGGGATWDVGCYAVDVPLLFFGHVPQTVSARFSRRPGIDVETSAVATMDFGQGRSAVVDYSIDYGPRSYYELQGTRGSITVRNAWAMEGEDGVITVLTHDGIREETIPSANHYQLQVAAFAEAVRDNVLAPMSLADSRNTARVGASLVASAAADGANIATTGDATVVP, from the coding sequence ATGACGAGATTCGCAGCGGACAGCACGACCCTGCGCTGGGGCGTACTGGGCGCCACCTCCTACATCAGCACGCACGTGATGCCCGGCATCGCCCGCACCCCCGGCTGCGAGCTTTCCGCCGTAGCGAGCCGCCCCGAGCGGGCGGCCGCCGCAGCGGAGGTCGGCCGGTCCTTCGGCGCCACCGTGCACCCCGACTACGGGACGCTCCTCGCGGATGACGCGCTCGACGCCGTCTACATCCCACTCCCCAACTCCGACCACGTCGACTGGACCCTGCGGGCACTGGCTGCCGGCAAACACGTCCTGGTCGAAAAGCCCATGGCGATGACCGAAAACGACTGTGTACGCATCGAGAAGGCGGCCGAGGCGGCCTCGCGCACTGTCATGGAAGCCTTCATGTACCGGTTCCACCCGCAGCAGCGGCGCACCGCCGAGCTCCTCGCATCCGGTGAGATCGGTGAGCTACGGGTCGTCAGGGCTTCGTTCGCGTTCGGCATCGAGTCGGGAAGCGGCAACATCCGGTTGGAACCGTCGCTGGGCGGGGGCGCCACCTGGGACGTGGGCTGTTACGCGGTGGACGTCCCGCTTCTGTTCTTCGGGCACGTGCCCCAGACCGTCAGTGCCCGATTCAGCCGCCGCCCGGGGATCGACGTGGAGACCAGCGCGGTCGCCACGATGGACTTCGGCCAGGGGCGCAGTGCGGTGGTCGACTACAGCATCGACTACGGGCCCCGTTCCTACTACGAGCTCCAGGGAACTCGCGGCAGCATCACCGTGCGCAACGCCTGGGCCATGGAGGGCGAGGACGGTGTGATCACCGTGCTCACCCATGACGGGATCCGCGAGGAGACCATTCCCTCAGCGAACCACTACCAGCTCCAGGTCGCCGCCTTCGCCGAGGCCGTACGCGACAACGTCCTCGCCCCCATGTCGCTCGCCGACTCCCGGAACACCGCCCGCGTGGGCGCGTCTCTCGTGGCCTCCGCGGCCGCCGATGGGGCCAATATCGCCACCACGGGTGACGCGACGGTGGTTCCGTGA